A genomic stretch from Mya arenaria isolate MELC-2E11 chromosome 10, ASM2691426v1 includes:
- the LOC128204715 gene encoding protein draper-like, giving the protein MQYKTEQSRDRMIIRIIALLFVARTCMAVTVNIHGVVTNCSLNCVCCKGGRNKCYSDYRCSEGCVDTIYGHRCHNACKGNCYTCEQNHGTQCYTCKAEFYDIANLCNERCSVGCDDGTCDDNGNCSPCTATFAGNKCDTCKRGFTGSSCTECTTGYYGIDCKQCPSGCRNENCMTDGTCYQCIDKLYGTNCNKTCSEGCRGGACNQDGSCICKEHFTGTKCETCKEGKYGNDCQHTCSVGCVTSTCDRNTGSCACRPNFTGATCEQCNEDTYGQSCDLHCSDKCRYRKCEKGDGACTFGCVAGYSAYFLHVVSVLQIVKVVLARQDPNVQMDVKMGFMA; this is encoded by the exons AGAACAAAGCCGAGACAGGATGATAATTCGGATAATTGCTCTACTGTTCGTCGCACGAACATGTATGGCAg TGACGGTGAATATACATGGGGTGGTGACAAACTGTAGCCTGAACTGTGTGTGCTGTAAAGGAGGAAGGAACAAGTGTTATTCTGATTACCGTTGTTCGGAAGGGTGTGTTGATACCATATATGGTCACAGATGCCACAACGCTTGTAAGGGAAACTGTTATACATGCGAACAAAATCACGGAACACAATGTTACACCTGCAAGGCTGAATTTTATGATATAGCCAATTTGTGTAACGAGAGATGCTCAGTTGGGTGTGATGATGGAACATGTGATGATAACGGAAATTGTAGTCCATGTACAGCAACTTTTGCTGGAAATAAATGTGACACTTGCAAGCGGGGGTTTACTGGATCCTCTTGTACCGAATGCACTACTGGTTATTATGGAATCGACTGTAAACAATGTCCTAGCGGATGTAGAAATGAAAATTGTATGACTGATGGAACATGCTACCAATGCATTGATAAACTTTATGGGACTAACTGTAACAAGACTTGTTCTGAGGGTTGCAGAGGTGGGGCTTGCAATCAAGATGGTTCGTGTATCTGCAAAGAACATTTTACTGGTACAAAATGTGAAACTTGTAAAGAAGGGAAATACGGAAACGATTGTCAGCATACATGTAGTGTTGGTTGTGTAACATCGACATGTGACCGTAACACCGGGTCCTGTGCTTGTCGACCTAATTTTACCGGCGCTACATGCGAGCAATGCAATGAAGACACTTACGGACAATCATGTGATTTACATTGCtcggataaatgcagatatcGGAAATGCGAGAAAGGTGATGGAGCATGCACATTTGGTTGCGTGGCTGGTTATTCGG CCTATTTTCTGCATGTTGTGAGTGTCCTGCAAATTGTAAAGGTGGTTCTTGCACGACAGGACCCCAATGTACAGATGGATGTAAAGATGGGTTTTATGGCATGA